Proteins from a genomic interval of Candidatus Methanoperedens sp.:
- a CDS encoding DUF2111 domain-containing protein: MKYTNIQISADSGAEDIAHFALAIHELLGLPVTMRSLNKKGVRIEKGKILDNNYSGPVLEAVLKENKTLRTIPTSGKYAGIPVIVVPIRNKEGYGIAAIGVVDVVGTVDLGFIFGDYPEVVKQVQECVRARVTVP; the protein is encoded by the coding sequence ATGAAATATACTAATATCCAGATATCAGCAGATTCAGGTGCAGAAGATATTGCTCACTTTGCACTGGCAATACATGAACTTCTGGGGCTTCCGGTTACTATGAGAAGCCTGAATAAAAAAGGGGTCAGGATCGAAAAAGGAAAGATTCTTGATAATAATTATTCAGGTCCCGTACTTGAAGCAGTCCTGAAAGAAAACAAGACATTGCGTACAATTCCCACAAGCGGCAAATACGCCGGGATTCCTGTTATTGTGGTACCGATTAGAAATAAAGAAGGCTATGGCATTGCTGCCATCGGGGTAGTTGATGTAGTGGGTACGGTGGACCTTGGTTTCATCTTCGGTGATTATCCTGAAGTGGTAAAACAGGTCCAGGAATGCGTGAGGGCACGCGTGACGGTTCCTTGA
- a CDS encoding cytochrome c biogenesis protein CcdA, protein MVEAPPILLVFLAGMATVATPCVLPILPAVLSGSVGSRLRPLAIVTGMTVSFTLMGLLVFTVASFGFFTEYLRWFSIFVIIGMGAVLFDDDMNEIYVKISSSILNYFREHVTFIGKITSKANPEGLLGGLFLGMSLGILWIPCVGPILGSVFSVVAESSAGSGNISSGMILLLAYSLGVSIPMLVIAYSGKSMSGRVKWFSKRSHFFKKLSGLILILVGLMMLFGIDKYLKILFLPYSVNIDNEISRLYGLYFG, encoded by the coding sequence ATGGTTGAAGCCCCCCCTATATTACTGGTATTCCTGGCAGGCATGGCAACAGTTGCAACGCCATGCGTTCTTCCCATCCTGCCTGCGGTTTTATCGGGTTCTGTAGGGAGCAGGCTTCGTCCTCTTGCGATTGTCACCGGAATGACTGTGAGCTTCACACTAATGGGTCTTCTTGTTTTTACAGTCGCATCATTTGGTTTTTTTACAGAATACCTGCGCTGGTTCTCGATATTTGTAATTATAGGAATGGGTGCGGTGCTGTTTGACGATGATATGAATGAAATTTATGTGAAAATATCAAGCTCCATTTTGAATTATTTCCGTGAGCATGTGACTTTTATTGGAAAAATTACCTCAAAAGCCAATCCTGAAGGACTTCTGGGCGGTCTATTCCTGGGAATGTCGCTTGGAATACTATGGATACCATGCGTGGGCCCGATACTGGGTTCAGTATTCTCTGTGGTAGCCGAAAGTTCAGCAGGTTCTGGTAATATTTCTTCTGGTATGATTCTTCTTCTTGCATATTCCCTGGGTGTCAGCATACCAATGCTTGTTATAGCATATTCGGGAAAAAGTATGTCAGGCCGCGTCAAATGGTTTTCAAAGAGAAGCCATTTCTTTAAGAAACTCTCCGGATTGATCCTGATACTTGTGGGATTGATGATGCTATTTGGCATAGATAAATATCTGAAGATACTGTTCCTTCCTTATTCAGTCAATATCGACAATGAAATTTCAAGGCTTTATGGACTATATTTTGGTTAA
- a CDS encoding RimK family alpha-L-glutamate ligase: protein MKIACFVEGYNFTDKSERSALNKFKSTAESMGHAFEFIYKDDISKIADYDALFIRATTDPGNSAYIVSRLAEQSGLKVIDDPHSIRTCSNKAILHDLFQKNNIPSPKSILFQGDYSRENLDLIFKTLGLPVIIKTPYTRFSSHVEKARDEAEFIKISKHLLIKAKVLVLQEYIQSDFDWRVGILRNEVIYLCKYCMPKGGWKVKSKINGRNVWGDTIPISRDSISPELKEISITLSKCVGNGLYGLDVKETNDGYKVIEINDNPSIYDGYEDVVDKDIYEKIINALV, encoded by the coding sequence ATGAAAATAGCATGTTTTGTCGAAGGTTATAACTTTACTGATAAATCCGAACGCAGCGCCCTGAATAAATTCAAGTCCACCGCAGAATCGATGGGGCATGCATTTGAATTTATCTATAAAGACGATATTTCGAAAATCGCAGATTATGATGCCCTTTTCATCAGGGCGACCACTGATCCTGGTAATTCGGCGTACATCGTTTCAAGACTTGCCGAACAATCAGGATTGAAGGTCATCGATGACCCTCACTCTATCAGGACATGTTCGAACAAAGCAATACTCCATGACCTTTTCCAGAAAAATAATATACCTTCGCCAAAGTCCATTTTGTTTCAAGGCGATTATTCAAGGGAAAATCTTGATCTGATTTTCAAGACTCTTGGATTGCCAGTGATAATTAAAACACCATATACGCGTTTTTCATCCCATGTTGAAAAAGCCAGGGATGAAGCCGAGTTCATTAAAATCTCAAAACATTTACTGATAAAAGCTAAAGTTCTTGTACTCCAGGAATACATCCAGTCGGATTTTGACTGGCGTGTCGGGATACTCAGGAATGAAGTGATTTATTTATGCAAGTATTGCATGCCAAAAGGAGGCTGGAAGGTAAAATCAAAGATAAATGGGAGAAATGTGTGGGGAGATACTATTCCAATATCAAGGGATTCTATTTCACCGGAACTGAAGGAAATATCCATAACCCTGTCAAAATGTGTGGGCAATGGTCTTTATGGTCTTGACGTAAAAGAAACAAATGATGGATATAAGGTCATCGAGATAAACGATAATCCAAGCATATATGATGGATATGAGGATGTAGTGGACAAGGATATTTACGAAAAGATAATAAACGCACTGGTATAA
- a CDS encoding 4Fe-4S binding protein, which produces MVNKKKIGKNEDKENHESIEKYDLLDVYYFRNIVKNRFFKPVVNFFLFIFLLIIIYFGLSSEPDLRFPGGIPFATTMIWDLWHPLLAFTLILFGRLWCFACPIGAVGDWTQSVFSLNRKYPEKYRNLWAAVILFLFIFAAERHLFMFTRNPPNTAYLLVFFTGLAVVMGAIYEKRSFCRYICPIGLVLGLFSMLSSIELRCKSKKTCQDHDIKECVLGNESGKACPVGEFPQTMERNNQCIMCMECVKSCSKGNIRLSPRLPGADLIHSKKIHLAEAYLVHGIIIIFLFVLGMERLQFRNVIISFVKSTLPVDSITFLDLYWRNMWAIIIFALITLGAAGLMYISTRATSGKKAKQKFIELSYAFIPLSLSVYLAENTFRLIKGLFYIAASIGSFFGRLWEFSPDFDTINRLQILLLVSGFIFTLWAGYLISKRDSLDENELQQSMIAIGFTAVVYLIIGVKILTLPII; this is translated from the coding sequence ATGGTAAATAAAAAAAAGATTGGAAAAAACGAAGATAAAGAAAATCACGAAAGCATAGAAAAATATGACCTGCTTGATGTCTATTATTTCAGGAACATTGTAAAGAACAGGTTTTTTAAGCCGGTTGTCAACTTTTTTTTATTTATTTTCCTTCTAATAATAATCTATTTTGGTCTTTCAAGCGAACCCGATCTGCGTTTCCCTGGGGGAATACCATTCGCCACAACCATGATATGGGATTTGTGGCATCCACTGCTTGCTTTTACCCTGATACTTTTTGGAAGGCTCTGGTGCTTTGCATGTCCAATCGGAGCTGTCGGCGATTGGACGCAGTCTGTTTTCAGCCTTAACAGGAAATATCCTGAAAAATACCGCAATCTCTGGGCAGCAGTAATACTTTTCCTTTTCATTTTCGCAGCAGAGCGGCATCTGTTCATGTTCACAAGAAACCCTCCGAATACTGCATATCTTCTTGTCTTTTTCACCGGGCTTGCTGTGGTTATGGGAGCTATCTACGAAAAAAGAAGCTTTTGCCGCTACATCTGCCCCATCGGGCTTGTTCTGGGTTTATTCTCCATGCTCTCAAGCATAGAACTGCGATGCAAATCAAAGAAAACATGCCAGGATCATGATATCAAGGAATGTGTATTAGGGAACGAATCAGGGAAAGCCTGCCCAGTCGGTGAGTTTCCCCAGACTATGGAAAGGAACAACCAGTGCATCATGTGTATGGAATGCGTCAAATCATGTTCAAAGGGGAATATCAGATTAAGTCCGAGACTTCCGGGAGCGGATCTAATTCATTCAAAGAAGATACATCTTGCTGAAGCATACCTGGTTCACGGGATAATCATAATATTTCTTTTTGTCCTGGGTATGGAACGGTTGCAATTCAGGAATGTGATCATCAGTTTTGTAAAATCAACTCTTCCTGTTGATTCAATAACGTTTCTTGACCTTTACTGGAGAAATATGTGGGCTATAATCATATTCGCCCTGATAACGCTTGGCGCAGCAGGATTGATGTATATTTCCACAAGGGCAACTTCAGGGAAAAAAGCAAAGCAAAAATTTATTGAATTATCCTATGCTTTCATCCCCCTGAGTTTGTCGGTCTATCTTGCTGAAAACACATTCCGCCTCATAAAAGGATTGTTTTATATAGCTGCAAGCATCGGAAGCTTCTTCGGGAGATTATGGGAATTTTCACCCGATTTTGATACGATCAACAGGTTGCAGATACTCCTGCTGGTTTCAGGTTTTATCTTCACCTTATGGGCAGGCTATCTTATCAGCAAAAGGGATTCACTGGATGAAAACGAATTGCAGCAAAGTATGATTGCGATTGGATTTACTGCTGTTGTTTATTTAATCATTGGAGTTAAGATTCTGACTTTACCTATAATCTAA
- a CDS encoding thioredoxin family protein yields MRTKKLVSIIVLVLILLFAYFSYNTALSNFTLSDKNASYLGGIKFHRAASGLEESFQIAQQENKPIMMYFWAIWCQYCAGFQTNTLGNPQVKKILEEDYILVAMDLDIDREVARQYAVSYPPYLVFMDPKGNILQRVPGAVDADYLLPIVTKIRDDVRR; encoded by the coding sequence ATGAGAACCAAAAAATTAGTGTCAATAATTGTATTGGTATTAATATTATTATTTGCGTATTTTAGTTATAATACTGCGCTTAGTAATTTTACTTTAAGCGATAAGAATGCCAGTTATCTGGGAGGAATAAAATTCCATCGTGCAGCATCAGGGCTTGAGGAGAGTTTCCAGATCGCCCAGCAGGAAAATAAACCCATAATGATGTATTTCTGGGCTATATGGTGCCAGTATTGTGCCGGGTTCCAGACAAATACACTGGGGAACCCCCAGGTAAAGAAGATCCTTGAGGAAGACTATATTCTTGTAGCAATGGATCTTGATATCGACAGGGAAGTCGCCCGGCAATACGCGGTGAGCTATCCCCCATATCTTGTTTTCATGGACCCGAAAGGTAATATCCTGCAACGGGTACCAGGTGCTGTTGATGCGGATTATCTACTTCCGATTGTTACGAAGATAAGAGATGACGTAAGGAGATAA
- a CDS encoding GNAT family N-acetyltransferase, whose amino-acid sequence MREGTRDGSLKAHIRLATKEDLAALLNLENICFKEETFHRRQLKYLLQKARSIILVAEIDGNIIGSIIILLREHILNARIYSFNVHPEHRRKGIAKLLMDTAFEILKEKGYKKITLEVGVNNRIARNLYQSKGFIVDKKLYNYYTNGDDALHLIRKL is encoded by the coding sequence ATGCGTGAGGGCACGCGTGACGGTTCCTTGAAGGCACATATCCGTTTAGCAACAAAGGAAGATCTTGCTGCCCTTTTGAATCTTGAAAATATATGTTTCAAGGAAGAGACATTTCATAGAAGGCAATTAAAATACCTGCTGCAGAAAGCCAGATCGATAATATTGGTCGCAGAAATTGATGGCAATATTATCGGATCGATTATAATCCTGTTAAGAGAACATATTTTAAATGCAAGGATATATTCTTTTAATGTGCATCCAGAACACAGGCGCAAGGGGATAGCAAAGTTGCTCATGGATACTGCCTTTGAAATATTAAAAGAAAAAGGATATAAAAAAATCACGCTTGAGGTAGGGGTCAATAACCGGATCGCCCGGAATCTATATCAGTCAAAGGGTTTTATTGTTGATAAAAAGCTATACAATTACTATACGAATGGCGATGATGCGCTGCATCTTATAAGAAAATTATGA
- a CDS encoding universal stress protein: MVKVEVLLATDGSDSAKKAEIAALKITKSYNIRMAALYVVNVPSTSEQAELIKFGEKVLEEVAEDGKKMGIEVQKILKLGSPADTILNVAKSLNVHTIVMGSEGKKGLKRVLLGSVAENVVRNAQCSVLVAR; the protein is encoded by the coding sequence ATGGTAAAAGTTGAAGTTCTTCTGGCGACCGATGGTTCAGATTCGGCAAAAAAAGCGGAGATAGCGGCTTTAAAAATCACAAAATCATATAATATTCGAATGGCGGCCCTGTATGTGGTGAATGTCCCGTCCACATCTGAACAGGCAGAATTGATAAAATTCGGTGAAAAAGTACTGGAAGAAGTGGCCGAAGATGGAAAAAAGATGGGCATAGAAGTCCAAAAAATATTAAAACTCGGAAGTCCGGCTGACACGATTCTTAATGTGGCAAAAAGCCTCAACGTCCATACTATCGTGATGGGCTCTGAAGGGAAAAAAGGATTAAAGAGAGTACTTCTGGGAAGCGTAGCCGAAAACGTTGTAAGGAATGCGCAATGTAGCGTCCTTGTTGCAAGATGA